From a single Lactococcus allomyrinae genomic region:
- the prfA gene encoding peptide chain release factor 1 — MFDQLESMIGRYEELGELLSDPEVVSDTKRFMALSREEADLRDKVAAYNEYKKTLETISDSEEMLGESGLDDEMKEMLKEELSYAKSQKEVLEERIKILLLPKDPNDGKNIILEIRGAAGGDEAALFAGDLLNMYQKYSEAQGWNFEIMEANVTGIGGYKEVSALISGNSVYSKLKYESGAHRVQRVPVTETQGRVHTSTATVLVMPEVEEFELTIDPKDLRVDIYHASGAGGQNVNKVATAVRMVHLPTGIKVEMQEERTQQKNRDKAIKLLNTKVFDYYQQIELDKQNTERKATVGTGDRSERIRTYNFPQNRVTDHRIGLTLQKLDTILSGKMDEIIDALIVYDQTKKLEELNK; from the coding sequence ATGTTTGATCAATTAGAATCAATGATTGGAAGATATGAGGAGTTGGGAGAGTTATTGTCTGACCCTGAGGTAGTCAGTGATACGAAGCGTTTTATGGCGCTATCACGAGAAGAAGCAGATTTGCGTGATAAGGTCGCAGCTTATAATGAATATAAAAAGACTCTTGAAACGATTTCTGATAGTGAGGAAATGTTGGGTGAGAGCGGTCTTGATGATGAGATGAAAGAAATGCTCAAAGAAGAACTTTCGTATGCTAAATCTCAAAAAGAAGTGCTTGAAGAACGCATCAAGATTTTACTTTTGCCTAAAGATCCTAATGATGGTAAGAATATTATCTTGGAAATTCGTGGAGCTGCTGGTGGAGATGAAGCCGCGCTTTTTGCGGGTGATTTGCTCAATATGTACCAGAAATATTCAGAAGCACAAGGCTGGAATTTTGAGATTATGGAGGCGAATGTGACGGGAATTGGTGGATATAAAGAGGTATCTGCCTTAATTTCTGGAAACAGTGTGTATTCCAAGTTGAAGTATGAATCTGGTGCGCATCGTGTGCAGCGTGTACCTGTGACTGAAACGCAAGGACGCGTGCATACTTCGACGGCAACGGTGCTTGTTATGCCTGAGGTAGAGGAGTTTGAGCTGACCATTGATCCTAAAGATTTGCGAGTGGATATTTATCACGCATCGGGCGCTGGTGGACAAAATGTCAATAAAGTGGCGACTGCGGTACGTATGGTTCACTTGCCAACAGGGATAAAAGTTGAGATGCAGGAAGAACGGACACAGCAAAAAAATCGAGATAAAGCGATTAAACTGCTTAATACTAAGGTTTTTGATTACTATCAACAGATTGAGTTGGATAAACAAAATACAGAGCGTAAAGCGACTGTCGGAACGGGTGACCGCTCGGAGCGGATACGGACTTATAATTTTCCCCAAAACCGCGTGACAGATCATCGGATTGGATTGACTTTACAAAAGTTGGATACGATTTTATCTGGGAAGATGGATGAGATTATTGATGCTTTGATTGTTTATGACCAAACGAAGAAATTGGAAGAGTTGAATAAATAA
- the prmC gene encoding peptide chain release factor N(5)-glutamine methyltransferase, which translates to MLWIETVRMLSADLEEPFALEFVYRNLYELTKLDWLNLQRQEITDSERSVLTELAKRLKNNEPPQYIVGWTEFCDLRFKVDGRVLIPRPETEELVRLILSENDENECLSVLDIGTGSGAIAVALASKRKNWLIEASDLSSDALSVATENADRNAVSVHFTKSDVLSAFMERKKFDIIVSNPPYIAFSDTDEVDDSVIKYEPNSALFAENMGLAIYKKIAKEAPSVLTENGRIYLEIGYKQGQAVSQLFQKQFADKTVSVHQDIFGKDRMISVK; encoded by the coding sequence ATGTTGTGGATTGAGACAGTGCGTATGCTGTCAGCAGATTTGGAAGAACCCTTTGCTTTGGAATTTGTTTATCGAAACTTATATGAGCTGACAAAATTGGACTGGCTCAACTTACAGCGGCAAGAAATCACTGATAGCGAGCGGTCAGTGCTGACAGAATTGGCAAAGCGTCTGAAAAATAATGAACCACCTCAGTATATTGTAGGTTGGACAGAATTTTGTGATTTGCGCTTTAAAGTTGATGGGCGAGTCCTCATTCCTAGACCAGAAACAGAAGAGTTGGTGCGGCTCATCTTGTCAGAAAATGATGAGAATGAATGTTTGTCAGTATTAGATATTGGAACAGGCTCGGGAGCAATCGCAGTGGCACTCGCAAGTAAAAGAAAAAATTGGCTTATTGAGGCCTCTGATTTATCTAGTGATGCGCTGAGTGTGGCGACAGAAAATGCTGACAGAAATGCTGTCAGTGTTCATTTTACGAAATCTGATGTTCTGTCAGCGTTTATGGAGAGGAAAAAATTTGATATTATTGTGTCAAATCCGCCATATATTGCATTTTCTGATACAGATGAAGTGGATGATTCTGTCATTAAATATGAACCGAACTCTGCGCTTTTTGCAGAGAATATGGGTCTAGCCATTTACAAAAAAATTGCTAAAGAAGCTCCGTCAGTGCTGACAGAAAATGGTAGAATTTATCTAGAAATCGGGTATAAACAAGGGCAGGCTGTCAGCCAGCTCTTTCAAAAACAGTTTGCTGACAAAACGGTGAGTGTTCATCAGGATATTTTTGGTAAAGATAGAATGATTAGTGTGAAATGA
- a CDS encoding MarR family winged helix-turn-helix transcriptional regulator — MKLRDVSKLLYQLKIANQEMTSSFEKATGFSITRYELMMILKSKGRCSQNQLQAELKIDSAAVTRHLKILEEKKYVTRERNKDNNREVFVEITDKAKADLAHCEKEHPSAEQSLNITLTEAEENCLLQLLMKLTK; from the coding sequence ATGAAGCTTAGAGATGTGAGTAAGTTGCTCTATCAGCTAAAAATAGCAAATCAAGAGATGACATCATCTTTTGAAAAAGCAACAGGATTTAGTATCACTAGATATGAACTCATGATGATTTTAAAGTCCAAAGGGAGATGTTCCCAAAATCAATTACAAGCAGAGCTCAAAATAGATAGTGCTGCGGTAACAAGACACTTGAAAATACTCGAAGAAAAAAAATACGTCACTAGAGAGAGAAATAAAGATAATAACCGAGAAGTTTTTGTAGAAATTACAGACAAAGCAAAAGCAGATTTGGCACATTGTGAAAAAGAACACCCTTCTGCTGAACAATCTTTGAATATCACTTTAACTGAAGCAGAAGAAAATTGTTTATTACAACTACTAATGAAATTAACGAAATAG
- a CDS encoding GNAT family N-acetyltransferase, producing the protein MMQLKLITEHKQDFLPLLALADSPEFIKNYLERGELYVFEDKAVALLTKEEDGSYEIQNFAIAVPFQGRGFGKNFMTELCRKYSGQTLLVRTDEYTAKFYEKCGFTAFKRVKNYFPEKYGERVFDKGRELIDNIYLKVELT; encoded by the coding sequence ATGATGCAACTAAAGCTTATCACAGAACACAAACAAGATTTCTTACCGTTGCTCGCACTTGCTGACAGTCCAGAGTTCATCAAAAATTATCTTGAACGAGGAGAGCTGTATGTCTTTGAAGACAAAGCCGTTGCTTTATTGACTAAGGAAGAGGATGGTAGCTATGAAATTCAAAATTTTGCAATTGCTGTCCCTTTTCAAGGAAGAGGTTTTGGTAAAAATTTTATGACAGAACTCTGTCGCAAATATTCTGGTCAGACTTTACTTGTACGCACAGATGAATACACTGCAAAATTCTATGAGAAATGTGGTTTTACAGCCTTCAAACGTGTAAAAAATTACTTTCCTGAAAAATATGGAGAGCGTGTTTTTGACAAAGGTCGGGAATTGATTGATAATATTTACTTGAAAGTGGAATTAACATGA
- a CDS encoding DUF1304 domain-containing protein yields the protein MSILTTLLTIFVALEFFYIMYLETFATDSKATGRVFKMDKKELERPSVSLLFKNQGIYNGLLGIGLLYGLFFSVASLEIIRGLLVYIILVALYGSITTDKKIIFTQGGLAILALISSFV from the coding sequence ATGTCAATTTTAACAACGCTTCTGACAATTTTTGTTGCATTAGAATTTTTTTATATTATGTATTTGGAAACCTTCGCAACAGATTCAAAAGCAACTGGTCGAGTTTTTAAGATGGATAAAAAGGAGTTAGAACGCCCGTCGGTTAGTTTATTGTTTAAAAATCAAGGTATTTACAATGGCCTGTTAGGTATTGGGCTTCTTTACGGTTTGTTTTTTTCAGTAGCTTCTTTAGAAATTATAAGAGGATTACTGGTATATATTATCCTAGTGGCGCTTTATGGAAGCATAACGACTGATAAAAAAATTATTTTCACTCAAGGAGGATTAGCGATTCTAGCTCTAATTTCGTCTTTTGTTTAA
- a CDS encoding 2-hydroxymuconate tautomerase, whose translation MPFVHVELFEGRTLAQKAAIAKEITESITKHAGAPASAINVIFTDLPEGTLFQAGEMRKKN comes from the coding sequence ATGCCATTTGTCCATGTTGAACTTTTTGAAGGACGCACACTAGCACAAAAAGCCGCTATAGCTAAAGAAATTACGGAATCAATTACTAAGCACGCAGGCGCTCCTGCATCAGCGATAAATGTTATTTTTACTGATTTGCCTGAAGGAACACTTTTTCAAGCGGGTGAAATGCGTAAAAAGAATTAA
- a CDS encoding TetR/AcrR family transcriptional regulator produces MAKDTKQIIIQTLLKIAAENGTQNITVEEISRRSGITRNTIQSNFSNQGVAGIIDYINITIIQEINEQIFRFNPNELPIEIFIDIVITVLWRHRDEAHLIYTTPLPFLPADHTVELSIDWLHERYEKLVKEHHLAPYFSAEELLRFYNIFLYACFSLWLSAKTPVPPEVFKEKFLYLMKTSMKDLIYSDIGLN; encoded by the coding sequence ATGGCAAAAGACACTAAACAAATCATTATCCAAACCTTACTCAAGATTGCCGCAGAAAATGGAACTCAAAATATCACCGTAGAGGAAATTTCTCGTCGTTCTGGGATTACTAGAAACACTATCCAAAGCAACTTTAGTAACCAAGGCGTTGCGGGAATCATTGATTATATCAATATCACTATTATTCAAGAAATCAACGAACAAATCTTTAGATTTAACCCTAATGAACTTCCAATTGAAATTTTTATTGATATCGTAATAACAGTGCTATGGCGACATAGAGATGAAGCACATCTGATTTATACTACTCCTCTTCCATTTCTTCCTGCCGACCACACTGTAGAACTTTCCATTGATTGGTTACACGAGCGCTATGAAAAATTGGTAAAAGAACATCATCTTGCCCCTTACTTCTCAGCCGAAGAACTCCTTCGTTTTTATAACATTTTTCTTTATGCTTGCTTTTCACTTTGGCTTTCCGCAAAAACTCCTGTCCCACCTGAAGTATTCAAAGAAAAATTTCTTTATCTCATGAAAACATCCATGAAAGACTTAATTTATAGTGATATTGGACTAAATTAA
- a CDS encoding L-threonylcarbamoyladenylate synthase, whose translation MQTEKAINGLKSGELVILPTETVYGLFADATQEQAVKKLYAVKGRPTEKALNMNVSSFDTILKYSKNQPSYLEKMVSEFLPGPLTIILEASENVPEWIHIGKTTVGFRMPAISTTQNIINEVGVLVGPSANLTGEPSPRFFSDLSQEILKNATVAIKDDSVYGLDTTIIDLTGEYPKILRQGAITREELLFAIPELSKII comes from the coding sequence ATGCAAACTGAAAAAGCAATAAATGGGCTAAAGAGTGGAGAACTTGTAATCCTCCCGACAGAAACAGTTTATGGGTTATTTGCTGATGCGACACAGGAGCAAGCGGTCAAAAAACTTTATGCAGTAAAGGGGCGTCCGACAGAAAAAGCGCTTAATATGAACGTTTCAAGCTTTGATACTATTTTGAAATACAGCAAAAATCAGCCGTCTTATCTTGAAAAAATGGTTTCAGAATTTTTGCCAGGACCATTAACAATCATTTTGGAGGCTTCTGAAAATGTTCCGGAATGGATTCATATTGGGAAAACAACAGTTGGCTTTCGAATGCCAGCTATTTCGACGACTCAGAACATTATAAATGAAGTTGGGGTTTTAGTTGGACCATCTGCGAATTTGACTGGAGAACCTAGTCCGCGCTTTTTCTCAGATTTAAGTCAAGAGATTTTGAAAAATGCAACAGTGGCGATAAAGGATGATAGTGTTTATGGCTTAGATACGACTATTATTGATTTGACAGGAGAGTATCCTAAAATTTTACGTCAAGGCGCAATCACACGTGAGGAACTTTTATTCGCTATTCCCGAACTTTCTAAAATTATTTAG
- a CDS encoding phosphopantothenate--cysteine ligase, producing MKVLITSGGTTEPIDSVRGISNFATGGLGKLTAECFLEDGHEVILLAGDKAVLPQASQRLTIITIMGTENLYEEMKRCVPLVDVVVHSMAVSDYRPLYMTGLENFPSVLTERDLLNFHPHHAKKISSKSNYQIMLLEKTPKIISFIKTWKPHVLLFGFKLLAGVTEQELIDVAKEKLISTQADFIIANDLEDIKNNQHKAFIVSTDSIERLHTKSEIADKILSVSKTYYS from the coding sequence ATGAAAGTTCTAATTACTTCTGGTGGAACAACTGAACCTATTGACAGCGTGCGCGGCATCAGTAATTTTGCCACAGGAGGACTTGGCAAATTAACTGCGGAGTGTTTTTTAGAAGATGGACATGAAGTTATTCTTCTTGCTGGTGACAAAGCAGTTTTACCACAAGCAAGCCAAAGGCTAACGATTATCACAATCATGGGTACTGAGAATCTTTACGAGGAAATGAAACGCTGTGTTCCCCTAGTAGATGTGGTCGTTCATAGTATGGCGGTCAGTGATTATCGCCCCCTTTACATGACTGGACTCGAAAATTTTCCGTCAGTGCTGACAGAACGGGATTTGCTTAATTTTCATCCTCATCATGCCAAAAAAATCTCATCAAAATCTAATTATCAAATTATGCTTTTGGAAAAAACACCCAAAATTATTAGTTTTATCAAAACTTGGAAACCTCATGTACTTCTTTTTGGTTTCAAACTGCTTGCAGGAGTAACAGAGCAAGAATTGATTGATGTTGCCAAAGAAAAACTCATCAGTACTCAAGCTGATTTCATCATTGCAAACGACCTTGAAGATATCAAAAACAATCAGCACAAAGCCTTTATTGTAAGTACTGACAGCATAGAGAGGCTCCATACAAAATCTGAAATCGCCGACAAAATTCTGTCAGTGTCAAAAACATACTATAGCTAA
- a CDS encoding nitroreductase family protein, which produces METKLINNDFSEITFGRKSIRLYDENVKISHEEMLQLIQEATAAPSSVNMQPWRFVVIESREEKEKLKPLIRFNTRQNDTSSAMILIFGDTNCYELGEEIYNQAVEEGKMPTEVRNQQLEAIIPYYKSFTKSEMNDVVKIDASLAAMQLMLVARAHGYDTNPIGGFESDQLAETFGLDKSRYVPVLILSIGKAIEEGYESVRLSASKITSFK; this is translated from the coding sequence ATGGAAACAAAATTGATTAATAATGATTTTTCAGAAATTACTTTTGGAAGAAAATCAATCAGACTTTATGATGAAAATGTTAAAATCTCACACGAAGAAATGCTTCAATTAATTCAGGAAGCAACCGCCGCACCATCATCAGTAAATATGCAGCCGTGGCGTTTTGTCGTGATTGAAAGCAGAGAAGAAAAAGAAAAATTAAAGCCATTGATTCGCTTCAACACTAGACAAAATGATACTTCTTCAGCGATGATATTGATCTTTGGGGATACAAATTGTTATGAACTTGGGGAAGAAATATATAATCAAGCTGTAGAAGAAGGCAAGATGCCGACAGAAGTTAGAAATCAACAATTAGAGGCAATCATTCCATATTATAAAAGTTTCACAAAAAGCGAAATGAATGACGTGGTCAAAATAGATGCTAGTCTAGCCGCCATGCAATTGATGCTAGTAGCACGTGCTCATGGTTATGATACTAATCCAATTGGTGGTTTTGAAAGTGATCAGCTTGCGGAAACATTTGGATTAGATAAATCACGCTATGTTCCAGTATTGATTTTGTCTATCGGAAAAGCAATTGAAGAAGGCTATGAGTCAGTTCGACTAAGTGCTAGTAAAATAACATCATTTAAGTAA
- a CDS encoding thymidine kinase, whose product MAQFYFRYGTMNSGKSIEILKVAHNYEEQGKPVLLMTSSLDTRAGVGQVASRIGMSASAVAIDDKMNVYDYVAQLAEKPYCVLIDESQFLSKKNVYDFARVVDELNVPVMAFGLKNDFRNELFEGSKYLLLLADKIEEIKTICWYCSKKATMVIRTIDGKPVYEGEQLQIGGNETYIPVCRKHYFKPEI is encoded by the coding sequence ATGGCACAGTTTTATTTTCGATATGGCACAATGAATTCGGGTAAGAGTATTGAAATTCTGAAAGTTGCGCATAACTATGAAGAACAGGGGAAACCTGTCCTTTTGATGACTTCAAGTTTGGATACAAGAGCAGGAGTTGGGCAAGTTGCGAGTCGGATTGGGATGAGCGCTTCTGCTGTGGCGATTGATGATAAAATGAATGTGTATGACTATGTTGCGCAGTTGGCTGAAAAACCGTATTGTGTATTGATTGATGAGTCACAGTTTTTGTCTAAGAAAAATGTCTATGATTTTGCGCGTGTTGTTGATGAGTTGAATGTTCCTGTGATGGCTTTTGGCTTGAAAAATGATTTTCGTAATGAGCTTTTTGAGGGGTCAAAATATTTGTTATTGCTGGCGGATAAAATCGAAGAGATTAAGACGATTTGCTGGTATTGCAGTAAAAAAGCTACGATGGTAATCCGAACAATAGATGGTAAGCCTGTTTATGAGGGAGAGCAGTTGCAGATTGGGGGGAATGAAACCTATATCCCAGTTTGCAGGAAACATTATTTTAAGCCTGAGATTTAA
- the glyA gene encoding serine hydroxymethyltransferase has translation MIYDKEDYKAYDPELWEAIHAEEVRQQQNIELIASENIVSKGVLAAQGSVLTNKYAEGYPGKRYYGGTEAVDVVENLAIERAKELFDCKFANVQPHSGSQANAAAYMALIQPGETVMGMDLNAGGHLTHGASVNFSGKTYHFVSYGVNPETELLDYDDILKIAQKVQPKLIVAGASAYSRVIDFAKFREIADKVGAKLMVDMAHIAGLVATGAHPSPVPYADIVTTTTHKTLRGPRGGMILTNNEDLAKKINSAIFPGTQGGPLEHVIAAKAVAFKEALDSEFTTYIEQVIKNTQAMAEEFATIPGLRLIAGGSDNHLLNLKVLDLGINGKEAQELLDSVHITLNKEAIPAETLSPFKTSGVRIGAPAITSRGFKENEARQVAKLVAKALVNHDNEAILDEVRAEVLDLTNQFPLY, from the coding sequence ATGATTTACGATAAGGAAGACTATAAAGCATATGACCCAGAACTTTGGGAGGCAATACACGCAGAAGAAGTGCGTCAGCAACAAAATATTGAACTGATTGCTTCAGAAAATATTGTTTCTAAGGGAGTTCTCGCTGCACAAGGTTCAGTTTTGACAAATAAATATGCAGAAGGATATCCAGGTAAACGATATTATGGTGGAACAGAAGCGGTTGACGTTGTAGAAAATCTCGCGATTGAGCGTGCTAAGGAACTTTTTGATTGCAAGTTTGCTAATGTTCAACCACACTCAGGTTCACAGGCAAATGCTGCAGCCTATATGGCATTGATACAACCAGGTGAGACCGTTATGGGAATGGATTTGAACGCTGGTGGACACTTGACACATGGTGCTTCAGTAAATTTCTCTGGTAAAACCTATCATTTTGTTTCTTACGGTGTTAATCCTGAAACAGAACTTTTGGACTACGATGATATTCTTAAAATTGCACAGAAAGTTCAACCAAAACTTATTGTTGCTGGCGCTTCAGCTTATTCTCGTGTGATTGATTTTGCAAAATTTCGTGAAATTGCGGATAAAGTTGGTGCAAAATTGATGGTGGATATGGCTCATATCGCGGGATTAGTTGCGACTGGTGCACATCCTAGTCCTGTTCCCTATGCAGACATTGTGACAACAACGACGCATAAAACTTTGCGTGGTCCTCGTGGTGGGATGATTTTGACGAATAATGAGGATTTGGCTAAGAAAATTAATTCTGCAATTTTCCCTGGTACACAAGGTGGCCCTTTGGAACACGTTATTGCAGCTAAAGCAGTAGCATTTAAAGAAGCACTGGATTCTGAATTTACAACTTATATTGAACAAGTGATAAAAAATACTCAAGCGATGGCTGAAGAATTTGCAACTATTCCGGGTCTTCGCTTAATTGCTGGAGGTTCAGATAATCATTTATTAAACTTGAAGGTTTTAGACCTCGGTATCAACGGCAAAGAAGCCCAAGAACTTCTTGACTCTGTGCATATTACCTTGAATAAGGAAGCAATACCGGCAGAAACTTTGTCACCTTTTAAGACCTCTGGTGTACGAATCGGTGCTCCTGCGATTACTTCACGGGGATTCAAGGAAAATGAAGCTAGACAAGTTGCAAAATTGGTTGCAAAAGCTTTGGTTAATCACGATAATGAGGCGATTTTAGATGAAGTACGAGCAGAAGTACTTGACTTGACAAATCAATTCCCTTTGTATTAA
- a CDS encoding endo-beta-N-acetylglucosaminidase H, producing MNSIPNTRLFNKKNALVLALLTLLILVGSLFLPPFILKAHAATEGTPKTVMYVEVNNNDFNNVGKYTLEGTTKPAFDIGIIFAANINYDTTSKKPYLFLNERVTQTLNEYETQIRPVQARGTKVLLSILGNHQGAGFANFTTYESADAFAAEIEQVVNQYHLDGVDFDDEYSEYGKNGTAQPNNSSFIWLLQALRSRLGTDKLITLYNIGPSAYNSATNPLMSELVNYSWNPYYGSWQPPQIVGMDASRLGAAAVEVGVNQSTAVQLANRTKTEKYGIYLMYNLSGTNSASYISAVTQELYGRKTVYSSTIPAP from the coding sequence ATGAACAGTATACCCAACACTCGACTTTTCAACAAAAAGAATGCTCTCGTCCTAGCTCTTCTGACTTTGCTGATTTTGGTTGGTAGTCTATTTTTACCTCCTTTCATTTTAAAAGCTCATGCGGCTACAGAAGGAACACCTAAAACGGTCATGTATGTAGAAGTGAACAATAATGATTTTAATAATGTTGGAAAATACACACTGGAAGGTACAACAAAACCAGCTTTTGACATAGGGATCATTTTTGCGGCGAATATTAACTACGATACAACAAGCAAAAAACCTTATTTATTTTTAAATGAACGTGTCACACAAACTTTAAACGAATACGAAACACAAATCCGTCCAGTTCAAGCGCGTGGTACAAAAGTTCTTCTATCAATTTTAGGTAACCATCAGGGCGCAGGTTTTGCAAATTTTACGACTTATGAAAGTGCAGACGCTTTTGCCGCAGAAATTGAACAAGTGGTTAATCAATACCATCTAGACGGTGTTGATTTTGATGATGAATACTCAGAATATGGTAAAAATGGAACTGCACAGCCAAATAATTCTTCTTTCATTTGGTTACTTCAAGCGTTACGTAGTCGCTTGGGAACAGATAAATTAATTACTCTCTACAATATTGGTCCATCAGCTTATAATTCTGCTACTAATCCATTGATGAGTGAGTTGGTTAATTATTCATGGAATCCCTATTATGGTAGCTGGCAGCCACCACAAATTGTTGGGATGGATGCTTCACGACTTGGGGCAGCAGCAGTTGAAGTAGGTGTAAATCAAAGTACAGCAGTACAGTTAGCAAACAGAACTAAAACAGAAAAATATGGGATTTACCTAATGTATAATCTTTCAGGAACAAATTCAGCTTCATATATTTCCGCCGTAACACAAGAGCTTTATGGCCGTAAAACAGTATATAGTTCTACTATCCCAGCACCATAA
- a CDS encoding MFS transporter translates to MKNKKRMMNLAISNLFLVFLGAGLVIPVLPKLKEQMNFSGTTMGMMISIFAIAQLVASPIAGALSDKIGRKKLIAIGMIIFSFSELLFGLAQIKMGFYISRGLGGVAAALVMPSVTAYVADLTTIAERSKAMGLVSAAISGGFIIGPGAGGFIATLGIRAPFYVAALLALVGFILTLTILKEPEHPIQTDKAVKHGSFWNILKNPTFTSIFIIILISSFGLQAFESIYSIMATINFGFTTGEIAMVITVSGILALIFQLFLFDTIVNKMTELGLIQCTFFVSAIFIAIIAVTKSNLVVALSTFIIFLAFDLFRPAVTTYLSKHAGEQQGAINGLNSTFTSFGNILGPLAAGYMFDINHLFPYYISAAILLGTGFLSLFMNRKKALA, encoded by the coding sequence ATGAAGAACAAAAAAAGAATGATGAATTTAGCCATCTCCAATTTGTTTTTAGTATTTTTAGGGGCAGGACTAGTCATTCCTGTTCTCCCAAAATTAAAAGAACAGATGAACTTTTCAGGGACAACAATGGGAATGATGATTTCTATTTTTGCTATCGCTCAATTGGTTGCTTCGCCAATTGCAGGAGCCTTGTCAGATAAAATCGGTAGAAAAAAGCTTATCGCAATCGGAATGATTATCTTCTCCTTTTCTGAATTATTATTTGGTTTAGCGCAAATTAAAATGGGGTTCTATATTTCGCGTGGCTTAGGTGGAGTGGCAGCTGCTCTAGTGATGCCCTCTGTGACGGCGTACGTTGCAGATTTGACGACAATTGCAGAACGTTCTAAAGCAATGGGATTAGTATCAGCTGCGATTAGTGGTGGTTTTATTATAGGTCCAGGAGCAGGTGGCTTTATTGCAACTTTAGGGATTCGTGCTCCATTTTATGTCGCGGCACTTTTGGCTCTCGTTGGATTTATTCTAACTTTAACTATTCTCAAAGAGCCAGAACACCCGATTCAAACAGATAAAGCGGTTAAACATGGTTCATTTTGGAATATATTAAAAAATCCAACCTTTACCTCAATATTTATTATCATTTTGATTTCTTCATTTGGTTTACAAGCTTTTGAATCAATTTATAGCATCATGGCAACCATTAATTTTGGTTTTACAACAGGTGAAATCGCAATGGTGATAACAGTGAGTGGTATTCTTGCGCTGATTTTCCAACTCTTTTTATTTGATACAATTGTAAATAAAATGACTGAACTTGGCTTGATTCAGTGTACTTTCTTTGTCAGTGCAATATTCATTGCGATTATTGCCGTTACTAAGAGTAATCTTGTTGTTGCATTGTCAACATTTATCATTTTCCTTGCTTTTGATTTATTTAGACCTGCTGTCACAACGTATCTCTCAAAACACGCAGGTGAGCAGCAAGGAGCGATTAATGGATTAAACTCAACTTTTACAAGTTTTGGTAATATTTTAGGACCACTTGCAGCAGGGTATATGTTTGATATCAACCATCTTTTCCCCTACTATATCTCCGCAGCAATTCTTTTGGGAACAGGGTTTCTATCTCTATTTATGAATAGAAAAAAAGCTCTAGCATAA
- a CDS encoding helix-turn-helix domain-containing protein has product MIFEQDFKINYDPAMFYCRIEECIKASGKTFNAVERELGYPRNSLHNYRGGKIPSWVRVLEISRYFGVDLEWLVGLE; this is encoded by the coding sequence ATGATTTTTGAACAAGATTTTAAAATAAATTATGACCCTGCAATGTTTTATTGTAGGATAGAGGAGTGTATCAAAGCATCTGGCAAGACATTTAATGCAGTGGAAAGAGAACTGGGTTATCCTCGAAACTCACTTCACAACTATCGTGGAGGCAAAATACCGAGTTGGGTGCGAGTGCTAGAAATTTCAAGATATTTCGGTGTTGATTTAGAATGGCTTGTGGGATTGGAATAA